Proteins co-encoded in one Halodesulfovibrio marinisediminis DSM 17456 genomic window:
- a CDS encoding Hsp20/alpha crystallin family protein — translation MTASKSKEGSMVVSRLNPWNWFKRESEQEKILPAKHAERRLRGYAPPFDQFHAEFDRMLDSMFSDFGFLPPRHMVDVADKRLEHVMIKPKIDVYGTEKEYVIEADLPGIEEEDLSIELKNDLLILSAEKKFEEKKEDKGYYRVERSYGSFRRVLNIPEDADKDNIKAKLEHGVLCITMPRAKSLESSAKKIAIESSSSK, via the coding sequence ATGACTGCTTCTAAGTCTAAAGAAGGTTCTATGGTCGTTTCTAGGCTGAATCCCTGGAATTGGTTCAAGAGGGAAAGTGAACAAGAGAAAATCCTTCCAGCTAAGCATGCGGAGCGGAGACTAAGAGGTTATGCTCCTCCGTTTGACCAATTCCATGCCGAGTTTGATCGTATGTTGGATTCAATGTTTTCTGATTTCGGTTTTCTTCCACCTCGTCACATGGTTGATGTGGCTGACAAGAGGTTGGAGCACGTTATGATAAAACCTAAAATCGACGTATACGGAACTGAAAAAGAGTATGTCATTGAAGCTGATCTTCCCGGGATTGAGGAAGAGGACTTGTCCATAGAACTCAAGAATGACTTGCTGATTCTCTCCGCGGAAAAGAAGTTTGAAGAGAAGAAGGAAGATAAGGGATATTATCGCGTGGAGCGTTCCTATGGATCATTTAGAAGGGTTCTCAATATTCCTGAAGACGCTGATAAAGATAATATTAAGGCAAAGTTGGAACATGGAGTTTTGTGTATCACTATGCCGAGAGCCAAAAGTCTTGAAAGTAGTGCAAAAAAGATCGCTATTGAAAGCTCTTCCTCAAAGTAA
- a CDS encoding ATP-binding protein has translation MRLKMLTLLVCGMLLLGMGAIYKTVLSSLDSRDNTVERLIENKEFVWANFSPEEREWLSKHGTVRVGIDNDFFPIEARTEDGQHVGMTSDYLRILEKLTGLKFEISAVGEWTQVMQNMRKGELDMIAALMRTPSRDDFLNFSAPFIKMPGIIVVRKGDWKDLTLDDLSGKRVAVVRRYAWHDYLEDYYKDIIIDVVENSEEGLQRVAFGQSDALVDYQFSITHQIKKSGVLDLQVGGVVGLTASLSIGISKDLPLLQSILNKALHNITSEEHSAIVGKWVRMEEMDPVSTRAVVLILMCFTFLIGATCIIVLWNLSLKKLVDKKTSELNDELIKRDSVEAALRNSEVRYRRIFENIQDVYFQALPDGRIREVSPSIQQVFGWTQEEALNASIYDFMEPHVIEALKNELRRRGKLEDFAFVFGTGESAMHCSVTGKMLYDTEGKPAEFVGSVRNVTTRVEYEKMLSKANLELESRVEERTRDLKEMNKELQRSKEAADAATQAKSQFLASISHEIRTPLHGIISFAEQVRMLEASPPVRKYLRNILDSSFTLLDIINELLDFSKIEAGHVAVENMPFHLDSTVQRVCNLVLGRAAAKDLEFIVDLPSTVPTKLCGDSGKLQQVMLNLTSNALKFTPPGGTISLSFRYHQISDKNILLQCYVQDSGIGVPSSSMEQLFIPFQQLSAPELQSYGGTGLGLSICKQLVEHMGGEIWAESEQGVGSLFAFSVPFELEDSGCDIWELPQELSNITALIVTKSEQSGSVIRSHFNAINMTSSIAYGVDDAVLKLESGVVKPDVICIGHNIPLAERPERLFEFTSDGEPIPVLMMAAKHGKLVLSSSKLPEHVYLATDILTMRMLLSSLCTMLGAEGAVLADAEMNMMGIADEDRFKGKRILIAEDTQTNREIVTMLLEPTGGLLTFVTNGREAVEAVRKITYDVILMDIQMPEMDGYEAATLITKEQGDAAPPMIALTAHAIKGSRQQAKSAGMNYYLSKPFGKESLYSTIASALNAEENVEATVRDYSEDSKPLSVPYGICTEVAKRLGVTQESFNRLLKLFAQEHADAVEMLRTARENHEYERLMKVAHTLSGAASNIGAAQSGAIAKQIEMRAERVVNGESTPLGVDDLILSLERELTPLLEEVAVKSEPETNDVVGTEGTPLSASQFAIANDLAVALETADPVKIEELLPQAAAFLPQADSVALESLVFQYDYEKAREHLLGCEQVSAFSAA, from the coding sequence ATGCGCCTGAAAATGTTAACTCTTCTTGTGTGCGGTATGTTGCTTCTGGGAATGGGGGCAATATATAAAACCGTACTCTCTTCTTTGGATTCTCGTGATAATACTGTTGAGCGGTTGATTGAAAACAAAGAGTTTGTGTGGGCGAATTTTTCACCTGAAGAACGAGAATGGCTTTCTAAACACGGCACCGTCCGTGTGGGAATCGATAATGACTTTTTCCCAATTGAAGCCAGAACAGAAGACGGGCAGCATGTCGGTATGACAAGCGACTACCTGCGTATTCTGGAGAAACTCACAGGATTGAAGTTTGAAATTTCAGCTGTGGGTGAGTGGACACAAGTAATGCAGAATATGCGCAAGGGTGAGCTCGACATGATCGCTGCGTTAATGCGGACTCCAAGCCGTGACGATTTTCTTAATTTCAGTGCCCCGTTCATTAAGATGCCCGGCATCATTGTTGTTCGCAAAGGGGACTGGAAGGACCTTACCCTCGATGACTTAAGTGGCAAGCGTGTTGCCGTTGTTCGCAGATATGCATGGCATGACTATCTGGAAGACTATTATAAGGATATCATCATTGATGTCGTCGAGAATAGTGAGGAAGGACTACAGCGTGTAGCGTTCGGACAGTCGGATGCACTTGTAGACTATCAATTCAGTATTACACATCAGATTAAAAAGAGTGGTGTTCTTGATTTGCAGGTCGGTGGCGTTGTGGGCTTGACTGCAAGCTTATCCATCGGGATTAGCAAAGATTTACCACTGCTGCAGAGTATTCTTAACAAAGCACTGCATAACATCACTTCAGAAGAACATAGCGCCATTGTGGGCAAATGGGTTCGGATGGAAGAGATGGATCCTGTTTCCACACGCGCAGTTGTTCTCATCTTAATGTGTTTTACATTTCTTATTGGTGCCACATGCATCATTGTTCTGTGGAACCTTTCCCTTAAAAAACTTGTGGATAAAAAGACCAGCGAGCTGAACGATGAGCTTATCAAACGTGATTCTGTAGAGGCTGCGTTACGAAACAGTGAAGTTCGTTATCGAAGAATTTTTGAAAACATTCAGGACGTGTATTTTCAGGCACTTCCGGATGGTCGTATTCGCGAGGTAAGCCCTTCCATTCAACAGGTTTTTGGTTGGACGCAGGAAGAAGCCCTGAATGCGTCTATCTACGATTTCATGGAGCCGCACGTTATTGAGGCGCTTAAAAATGAACTTCGTAGGCGCGGCAAGCTGGAAGACTTTGCATTTGTATTCGGTACTGGTGAAAGCGCAATGCATTGTTCTGTAACGGGTAAAATGCTGTACGATACAGAAGGAAAACCGGCAGAATTTGTTGGCTCCGTTCGTAACGTAACTACTCGTGTCGAATATGAAAAAATGCTGAGTAAAGCTAACTTGGAGCTTGAGTCCCGAGTTGAAGAACGTACCCGTGACTTAAAGGAAATGAACAAAGAGTTGCAGCGGTCAAAAGAAGCTGCGGATGCTGCAACTCAGGCGAAAAGCCAGTTCCTTGCAAGTATCAGTCACGAAATCAGAACGCCGTTGCATGGCATTATTTCATTTGCAGAACAGGTGCGCATGCTCGAAGCATCGCCTCCTGTACGTAAGTATCTGAGAAATATTTTGGATTCTTCATTTACTTTGCTTGATATTATTAATGAGCTGCTGGACTTTTCTAAAATTGAAGCTGGACACGTTGCGGTTGAAAACATGCCGTTCCATTTGGACAGCACAGTTCAGCGTGTATGTAATCTTGTTTTGGGTAGAGCAGCTGCTAAGGATCTAGAATTTATAGTAGATCTTCCTTCCACAGTACCAACAAAACTGTGTGGTGATTCCGGTAAATTGCAGCAGGTTATGTTGAATCTTACCAGTAACGCTCTGAAATTTACTCCTCCAGGCGGTACCATCTCGTTGTCGTTCCGATACCATCAGATCAGCGATAAGAACATTCTATTGCAATGTTATGTTCAGGATTCCGGTATTGGTGTTCCATCAAGCTCCATGGAGCAGCTATTTATTCCATTCCAGCAGTTAAGTGCTCCAGAGCTGCAAAGCTATGGTGGTACCGGACTCGGTTTGAGTATCTGTAAACAGCTTGTGGAGCATATGGGTGGTGAAATATGGGCAGAATCCGAACAGGGAGTCGGTAGTCTTTTTGCTTTCTCCGTGCCGTTTGAACTTGAGGATTCAGGCTGTGATATTTGGGAACTGCCTCAAGAACTCTCTAATATCACCGCGTTGATTGTTACCAAGTCGGAGCAGTCCGGTAGTGTTATCCGCTCTCATTTTAATGCAATCAATATGACGTCATCAATTGCATACGGTGTTGATGATGCGGTGTTGAAGCTTGAATCAGGTGTGGTGAAGCCGGATGTTATCTGCATAGGTCATAATATTCCACTGGCTGAGCGCCCTGAACGTCTTTTTGAGTTTACATCCGATGGTGAACCTATTCCTGTTCTGATGATGGCGGCAAAACATGGAAAGCTGGTGCTTTCAAGTTCCAAGCTTCCAGAGCATGTATATCTTGCTACAGATATTTTGACTATGCGTATGCTGCTGAGTTCGCTTTGCACCATGCTTGGAGCAGAGGGGGCAGTACTTGCGGATGCAGAAATGAATATGATGGGCATAGCAGACGAAGACAGGTTCAAAGGAAAGCGAATTCTCATAGCGGAAGATACGCAGACTAACCGTGAAATTGTCACTATGTTGCTTGAACCGACAGGTGGTTTGCTGACATTTGTTACCAATGGCCGAGAAGCTGTGGAAGCAGTCCGCAAAATTACTTACGACGTAATCCTTATGGATATACAGATGCCGGAAATGGATGGCTATGAAGCTGCTACTCTGATTACCAAAGAACAGGGTGACGCAGCTCCTCCAATGATTGCGTTGACGGCACATGCCATCAAAGGCAGCAGACAGCAGGCAAAGAGTGCAGGTATGAACTATTATCTATCAAAACCATTTGGCAAAGAGTCCTTGTATTCAACCATTGCAAGTGCTTTGAATGCTGAAGAAAACGTTGAAGCAACAGTGCGGGATTACTCAGAAGATTCTAAGCCGTTATCTGTTCCGTATGGTATCTGTACCGAGGTCGCAAAACGTCTTGGAGTAACGCAGGAATCTTTCAACAGACTGTTGAAGCTGTTTGCTCAGGAGCATGCAGATGCTGTTGAAATGTTGCGTACTGCACGAGAGAATCATGAATATGAGCGATTGATGAAAGTTGCTCATACGCTATCCGGCGCTGCTTCCAATATCGGTGCAGCACAAAGCGGAGCTATAGCCAAGCAGATTGAAATGCGGGCAGAGCGAGTTGTGAACGGGGAAAGTACTCCGCTTGGTGTTGATGATCTTATTCTTTCTTTGGAGCGCGAATTAACTCCGCTGCTTGAAGAAGTGGCTGTGAAGAGTGAGCCTGAGACAAATGATGTTGTGGGGACAGAAGGAACGCCTCTTTCTGCATCACAATTTGCCATAGCAAATGATCTGGCTGTTGCTCTTGAGACCGCCGATCCAGTAAAAATTGAAGAATTATTGCCACAGGCTGCCGCATTTTTGCCGCAGGCAGATTCGGTGGCACTTGAGTCACTGGTATTCCAGTATGACTATGAAAAAGCACGGGAACATCTGCTTGGGTGCGAGCAGGTATCCGCGTTTAGTGCTGCATAG
- a CDS encoding alpha/beta fold hydrolase produces MPKLQLHNRNMHYEDHGNGFPLLLGHSYLFDAEMWRPQIEALSKYYRVIVPDLWGHGNSEDLPEGHQTLTDLAQDYLALMDHLKITHFAVIGLSVGGMWGTELAAIAKERCTALVLMDTFVGREPEVTHQRYFAMMDAIEQAGTIPLPLLEQIVPLFFRRTPDPALTTALSQHLAALSAQNLRNSIVPLGRMIFGRPDRCNLLEQMNIPALVVTGEQDMPRPPQEGHLMAEKLNCNQTIVADAGHICTLEQPQRVNTLLLEFLAQTLPA; encoded by the coding sequence ATGCCAAAACTACAACTACACAATCGTAATATGCATTATGAAGATCACGGTAACGGATTTCCCTTGTTGTTAGGACACAGCTATTTGTTTGATGCTGAAATGTGGCGTCCACAAATTGAGGCATTAAGCAAATATTATAGAGTAATTGTGCCAGACTTATGGGGGCATGGTAATTCCGAGGACTTACCAGAAGGCCACCAGACATTGACCGATCTGGCTCAAGACTACCTGGCACTGATGGACCATCTTAAAATTACGCATTTTGCGGTTATTGGTCTCTCTGTTGGTGGTATGTGGGGCACCGAACTGGCCGCGATAGCCAAGGAGCGTTGCACTGCTTTGGTGTTAATGGACACATTTGTTGGGCGAGAGCCTGAGGTAACGCACCAACGCTATTTTGCTATGATGGATGCCATCGAACAAGCAGGCACTATCCCATTGCCATTATTAGAACAAATTGTACCGCTCTTTTTCAGACGTACACCAGATCCCGCACTGACGACAGCGTTGAGCCAACACTTAGCAGCTCTGTCAGCGCAAAATTTAAGGAACAGCATTGTGCCACTAGGACGCATGATCTTTGGTCGTCCAGATCGTTGCAACCTACTGGAACAGATGAATATTCCAGCGCTTGTAGTGACTGGGGAACAAGATATGCCTCGTCCACCTCAGGAAGGACACTTAATGGCCGAAAAACTTAATTGTAACCAGACGATCGTGGCTGATGCAGGACATATTTGCACATTAGAGCAACCACAACGTGTAAATACACTTTTGCTGGAGTTCCTTGCTCAAACATTGCCAGCATAA
- a CDS encoding TRAP transporter substrate-binding protein yields MFRKALVLVALVAMMAVSTASFAQDPTVLRIGMGDPIDSEMGAIATRFKEIVEGRTDGKVEVQIFPSGQLGDETEMIQNVRRGNLDMAVVGIANTVPFVKKLGILTLPYLFDNMYDVVRGATGPAHEMLNEFAVKEGGFRVLGWTYTDYRYLSNSKRPIKSLADVKDMKFRVPQSAVILETYRSWGANPVPISWAETFTALQQGVVDGQCYGYITFQAAKFNEVQKYITEVHYTYQLQPMMISERLYKKLSPEMQQLVVEAGRDAQEYCLAFQLVDAGRAKAELIASGIQIDTLEDEAEWKKLAVENVWPKMTDFVGGQEVLDRYLGYIGKK; encoded by the coding sequence ATGTTTAGGAAAGCATTAGTGCTGGTTGCGCTGGTAGCTATGATGGCAGTTTCCACTGCTTCATTTGCTCAGGACCCAACTGTTCTCCGTATCGGTATGGGTGACCCTATTGATTCCGAAATGGGTGCTATCGCAACCCGCTTTAAGGAAATCGTAGAAGGTCGTACCGACGGTAAAGTAGAAGTACAGATTTTCCCAAGTGGTCAGCTCGGTGATGAAACCGAAATGATTCAGAACGTTCGTCGCGGTAACCTCGACATGGCAGTAGTAGGTATCGCGAACACCGTTCCTTTCGTTAAAAAGCTTGGTATTCTTACCCTGCCTTACCTCTTCGACAACATGTACGACGTAGTACGTGGTGCAACTGGCCCTGCTCACGAAATGCTTAACGAGTTTGCAGTAAAAGAAGGTGGCTTCCGTGTTCTTGGTTGGACCTACACTGACTACCGTTACCTTTCTAACTCCAAGCGCCCAATCAAGTCTCTTGCTGACGTTAAAGACATGAAATTCCGTGTTCCTCAGTCTGCAGTTATCCTTGAAACTTACCGTTCTTGGGGTGCAAACCCAGTGCCTATCTCTTGGGCAGAAACCTTCACCGCTCTCCAGCAGGGCGTAGTAGATGGTCAGTGCTACGGTTACATCACTTTCCAGGCTGCTAAATTCAACGAAGTACAGAAGTACATCACCGAAGTACACTACACTTACCAGCTCCAGCCTATGATGATTTCTGAGCGTCTTTACAAAAAGCTCTCTCCAGAAATGCAGCAGCTCGTAGTAGAAGCTGGTCGTGACGCACAGGAATACTGCCTCGCATTCCAGCTCGTAGACGCTGGCCGTGCTAAAGCGGAGCTCATCGCTTCCGGTATCCAGATCGATACCCTCGAAGACGAAGCTGAGTGGAAAAAACTTGCAGTAGAAAACGTATGGCCAAAAATGACCGACTTTGTTGGCGGCCAGGAAGTGCTTGATCGTTACCTCGGTTACATCGGCAAAAAATAA
- a CDS encoding EFR1 family ferrodoxin (N-terminal region resembles flavodoxins. C-terminal ferrodoxin region binds two 4Fe-4S clusters.): MEIDSAKIVYFSPTGTTKTVAQGIVKGINPSSVDLIDITTPSGREQSLQTTENELLVVAVPVYMGRVPALVVEWLKTIKSSKTPVVCVVVYGNRVYDDALLELKDIVETCGCIPVGCGAYIGEHSFSNAETPIAEGRPNKDDLAHAEDFGRSISKKLEAVSFSSQLSDIEVPGVRPYGGVTTLWNVDFIAVNDLCIQCGVCAEICPVGAIASQDYTLIDQEKCITCCACIKNCPQSARAIKPSPVKDASIRLNKLFQEPKQPEVYL, encoded by the coding sequence ATGGAAATAGATTCTGCAAAAATAGTATATTTTTCCCCAACTGGAACAACGAAAACAGTTGCTCAAGGGATTGTGAAAGGTATTAATCCTAGTTCTGTGGATTTGATCGATATAACCACACCGAGCGGAAGAGAACAGTCATTGCAGACTACAGAGAATGAACTGCTTGTGGTGGCGGTTCCTGTCTACATGGGAAGAGTTCCTGCACTCGTAGTAGAATGGCTTAAGACTATTAAATCCAGTAAGACTCCTGTGGTTTGTGTAGTTGTCTATGGCAACCGTGTTTATGATGATGCGTTGTTGGAATTGAAAGATATTGTAGAAACATGCGGGTGTATTCCTGTTGGATGCGGTGCTTACATTGGTGAGCATTCATTTTCAAATGCAGAAACTCCGATTGCCGAAGGGCGTCCCAATAAGGATGATTTGGCGCATGCAGAAGATTTTGGACGCAGTATCAGTAAGAAGTTGGAGGCAGTTTCATTCTCCTCTCAACTGTCTGACATAGAGGTGCCGGGAGTGCGACCGTATGGCGGTGTGACAACGTTGTGGAATGTAGATTTTATTGCTGTGAATGATTTATGCATTCAATGTGGTGTTTGCGCAGAAATATGTCCTGTAGGGGCTATAGCTTCGCAAGACTATACGTTGATTGATCAAGAAAAATGTATCACGTGTTGTGCCTGTATTAAGAATTGTCCTCAAAGTGCTAGAGCAATAAAGCCAAGTCCAGTTAAGGATGCTTCAATCAGGTTAAATAAGCTTTTTCAAGAACCGAAGCAGCCGGAAGTGTATCTATAG
- a CDS encoding TRAP transporter small permease: MFKKILFNILDHVESYICQALLAFFVVILFLQIILRELGTPLYWSEEVARFSFVWFVFFGASYAARLAAHNRVTLQFKLFPPIVADISMLLMDGVWIVFNSVMTWKGIQTIQDLIEFPYSTPALDWQLSWVYMIFPLSFSLMTLRILQVNYIKWILKQEIEDPDKADIEKSKNALKGEED, from the coding sequence ATGTTCAAAAAAATCCTTTTTAATATTCTCGACCATGTTGAGAGTTACATCTGCCAAGCACTCCTTGCATTCTTTGTTGTTATCCTTTTCTTACAGATTATTCTGCGCGAACTGGGAACACCATTGTACTGGAGTGAGGAAGTCGCCCGCTTCTCATTTGTTTGGTTTGTATTTTTCGGCGCTTCCTACGCGGCACGACTCGCTGCTCACAACCGTGTAACGCTCCAGTTTAAGCTCTTTCCACCAATCGTAGCTGATATTTCCATGCTGCTCATGGATGGTGTCTGGATCGTATTTAACAGCGTGATGACTTGGAAAGGCATTCAGACCATTCAGGACCTGATCGAATTTCCGTACTCAACCCCTGCGCTCGACTGGCAGCTCAGCTGGGTGTACATGATCTTCCCACTTAGCTTCTCACTCATGACTCTGCGAATTCTGCAGGTCAACTACATCAAGTGGATTCTGAAGCAAGAAATTGAAGACCCTGACAAAGCTGATATTGAAAAGAGTAAAAATGCTCTGAAGGGTGAGGAGGACTAG
- a CDS encoding TetR/AcrR family transcriptional regulator — protein MENTKIGRPRCEKAQQAVMKATHELLNEKGGSGLTIEGIAKRAKVGKPTIYRWWPSLADIVLDVVLRQAGTDIPVIKFESLEKTLHEFLRQSMKATVDWGGAHLRFLIAHAQKDEDFRKRFRNNFSLTRRSVLLSIFQQAVERGEISPEQNLEILTDLIFGSMWYRLLIGHAPMDMSFAEELTEITIQITKNKSTS, from the coding sequence ATGGAAAATACAAAAATTGGACGCCCTAGGTGTGAAAAAGCACAGCAGGCCGTAATGAAAGCAACTCACGAGCTGTTAAACGAAAAAGGCGGTTCCGGACTTACTATCGAGGGCATAGCTAAGCGAGCTAAGGTTGGCAAACCCACTATTTATCGCTGGTGGCCGTCATTGGCAGATATAGTGCTAGATGTCGTCTTGCGTCAGGCTGGTACCGATATTCCAGTCATTAAATTTGAATCGTTAGAAAAAACACTTCATGAATTTTTAAGACAATCCATGAAAGCAACCGTTGACTGGGGCGGTGCTCATTTGCGTTTCTTAATAGCGCATGCCCAAAAGGATGAAGACTTTCGCAAACGGTTCAGGAATAATTTTTCGTTAACACGACGCTCAGTCTTACTATCTATTTTCCAGCAAGCGGTAGAACGTGGAGAAATTAGCCCTGAACAAAATCTGGAGATTTTAACAGACCTTATTTTTGGCTCCATGTGGTATCGTCTGCTCATAGGTCATGCCCCAATGGACATGTCTTTTGCTGAAGAACTAACTGAAATTACTATTCAAATAACAAAAAACAAAAGTACATCATAA
- a CDS encoding sigma-54 dependent transcriptional regulator, producing MRKKPLILLVDDNPVNLRILVDNLQEKYALVVAKTGEKALEHAIVQRPDLILLDIVLPDMDGFAVCEQLQQKDATCSIPVIFISSMQDPEYKTRAFSVGGVDYVTKPFHQAEVVARVHTHLLLKGMRERLEEKNVLVKQELSENKRQLNTLMDNLPGIAYRSEVDAQRTMQFMSVGTYELTGFPHTHFTEGGMEPFISVVVEEDRAELTERLQAALAAQLRFEHVYRIQTEAGDSRWVREQAVGLYDDDGVPFAIEGFISDVTESKLQELGICEENRLLKSKMKAHYFGNIVGDSDPMQNIYEMILKAGATDDNVIVYGESGTGKELVSRAVHDNSSRFNRNYVPVNCGAIPEQLFESEFFGHKKGAFTGAVANRKGYLEQADDGTLFLDELGEISLIGQIKLLRAIEGGGFTPVGGTELVHARPRIVAATNRDLMELVQQGQMRSDFYYRIHVVPIYIPPLRERKEDIPLLIDHFLRVLPELDSRPQITTEVLNAFMAYDWPGNIREMQNALHQYLNLGTLTLGGERIITGSDRSGMQVLQEPLETAMSRFERQYIVDILKANDWHRSHTARTLQVDRRTLFRKMKQYDIDKD from the coding sequence GTGAGAAAAAAACCTTTGATTCTTTTGGTTGACGATAACCCCGTCAACCTCCGTATTCTTGTAGATAACCTTCAGGAAAAGTATGCGCTGGTTGTTGCAAAAACTGGTGAAAAGGCGCTTGAGCATGCCATCGTTCAACGTCCTGACCTTATCCTGCTGGATATTGTATTACCGGATATGGATGGCTTTGCTGTTTGTGAACAGCTACAGCAAAAGGATGCGACCTGCAGTATTCCGGTAATATTCATTTCCAGCATGCAAGATCCGGAATACAAAACTCGTGCTTTTAGTGTCGGGGGCGTTGACTATGTTACCAAGCCGTTTCATCAGGCAGAGGTGGTAGCAAGGGTGCATACCCATTTGCTTCTCAAAGGTATGCGTGAACGGCTTGAGGAAAAAAACGTACTTGTAAAGCAGGAATTGAGTGAAAACAAACGTCAGTTAAATACACTGATGGATAACTTACCGGGTATTGCCTACCGCAGTGAAGTTGATGCGCAACGCACTATGCAGTTTATGAGTGTTGGCACCTACGAGCTCACTGGCTTTCCTCATACGCACTTTACTGAAGGTGGTATGGAACCGTTCATTTCTGTTGTTGTTGAAGAAGACAGGGCAGAGCTTACCGAGCGGTTGCAGGCTGCATTGGCGGCACAGCTGCGTTTTGAGCATGTTTACCGTATTCAGACTGAGGCAGGTGATTCACGCTGGGTCCGTGAGCAGGCTGTAGGTTTGTATGATGATGACGGTGTACCATTTGCAATTGAAGGTTTTATTTCTGACGTTACCGAAAGTAAATTGCAGGAACTGGGCATTTGTGAAGAGAACCGTCTTCTTAAAAGTAAAATGAAGGCGCACTACTTCGGTAACATTGTTGGCGATTCAGACCCAATGCAGAACATTTATGAAATGATTCTGAAGGCCGGTGCAACCGATGATAACGTGATCGTGTACGGTGAGTCTGGTACTGGTAAAGAACTTGTTTCCCGTGCTGTGCATGACAACAGTTCGCGATTTAACCGTAACTATGTTCCAGTTAACTGCGGTGCAATTCCAGAACAGCTCTTTGAAAGTGAGTTTTTCGGACACAAAAAGGGTGCATTTACCGGTGCGGTTGCAAACCGTAAGGGCTACCTTGAACAGGCTGATGATGGCACACTTTTTCTTGATGAATTAGGCGAAATTAGTCTTATCGGGCAGATAAAATTGCTCCGTGCAATTGAAGGCGGTGGCTTTACTCCTGTTGGCGGTACAGAACTTGTACATGCTCGTCCACGTATTGTTGCGGCAACAAACAGGGACTTGATGGAGTTGGTTCAGCAGGGACAGATGCGTAGTGACTTCTACTATCGTATTCATGTTGTGCCTATTTACATTCCACCATTACGTGAGCGTAAAGAAGATATCCCGTTGCTTATTGATCATTTCCTCAGGGTGTTGCCTGAGTTGGATAGTCGTCCGCAGATCACAACAGAAGTACTTAATGCATTCATGGCATATGATTGGCCGGGTAATATCAGAGAAATGCAGAACGCATTGCATCAGTATCTGAACCTTGGAACTCTGACACTTGGCGGGGAACGCATTATTACAGGTAGTGATAGATCGGGCATGCAAGTGCTTCAGGAACCGCTAGAAACTGCTATGTCCCGTTTTGAACGTCAGTATATCGTAGATATTCTTAAAGCAAATGACTGGCATCGTTCTCATACAGCCCGCACTTTGCAGGTGGATAGACGAACCTTATTTCGTAAAATGAAACAGTACGATATTGATAAGGATTAG